A genomic region of Porticoccaceae bacterium LTM1 contains the following coding sequences:
- a CDS encoding type I secretion system permease/ATPase produces the protein MTSIEQPGNFTGQQVAANANIGPLPLIDCLLLTAQAEGLPTSVAAVSSGLPLDNGKLTADLFVRAANRAGLAALLVERTLDDIKTAALPSILMTSHESAVVLAELNREEGYAILLNANEQSKDQYQQVSIADLEAIYSGHLFLVRPFQQFDSRTPKIYKDTGQHWFWGVIKSSSKIYRDVLVASILINLFVLAQPLFVMNVYDRVVPNNAVETLWALAIGIGIVYLFDFALKGLRSYFVELAAKRSDVILSSQLFERVLNQKLQYRPASVGAFANRLHEFDAIRSFITSSTILTLIDLPFILLFIAFIGYLGGWLVAVPLLIIPVAITYGLIVQKRLKPAVENVMRGGARKNATLVESLVGVETIKSLGAESAVQRNWEQSVGFVSQWGLKTRSTSNTALHLVQFLQQFGMVAVVVWGVYLIGSESLSLGGLIACVILNGRVLAPLGQVAGLLSSYDYAEATLKSLNDIMAIPTERQAGKRFLSRSTLRGDIEFKNVTFKYPEQAVAALDGVSIKISAGEKVGIIGRIGSGKSTLARMLLSLYEPTSGSVALDGFESHQIDPADIRNNIGYVSQNVTLFYGTIRQNIAYGLPGKDDSEVVAAAEKTGIADFINRHPLGFDMPVGERGETLSGGQRQAIGLARALLRNPPVYVLDEPTASMDMGSENRIREQLKEVTEGKTLILATHKSSMLELVDRLIVMDSGRVVADGPKEKVLAALKEGKLRGQS, from the coding sequence ATGACTTCTATTGAACAACCCGGAAACTTTACCGGGCAGCAGGTGGCTGCCAATGCCAATATTGGACCGCTACCTCTAATCGATTGCTTGTTACTGACTGCTCAGGCTGAGGGGTTACCTACCTCTGTGGCCGCAGTTTCTTCTGGTCTTCCCCTGGATAATGGAAAGCTGACGGCTGACCTGTTTGTAAGAGCAGCTAACCGAGCGGGTTTGGCGGCGTTACTGGTTGAGCGCACGCTCGATGACATCAAAACGGCAGCGCTACCTTCTATCCTGATGACCAGCCATGAATCAGCGGTTGTTCTGGCTGAGCTGAACCGGGAAGAGGGCTACGCCATTCTTCTCAACGCCAATGAGCAGAGTAAGGATCAGTACCAGCAAGTTTCCATAGCTGATCTGGAGGCTATATACAGTGGCCACCTATTTCTGGTTAGACCTTTCCAACAGTTTGATAGCCGAACCCCCAAGATTTATAAGGATACTGGCCAGCATTGGTTCTGGGGGGTAATCAAGAGCTCTTCCAAGATTTACCGTGATGTGTTGGTTGCGTCTATTTTGATCAACCTGTTTGTCCTGGCTCAGCCACTTTTTGTCATGAACGTTTATGACCGGGTGGTGCCAAATAATGCCGTTGAGACACTTTGGGCGCTTGCGATAGGTATTGGAATTGTTTACCTGTTCGATTTTGCGTTGAAGGGATTGCGCAGCTATTTTGTCGAGCTGGCGGCAAAGCGTTCAGATGTAATTCTATCTTCACAACTTTTTGAGCGGGTACTGAATCAAAAACTTCAATATCGTCCAGCCTCTGTCGGCGCTTTTGCCAATCGTTTACATGAGTTTGATGCTATTCGCAGCTTCATTACCTCATCGACGATCCTTACTTTGATTGACCTGCCATTCATCCTGTTATTCATAGCCTTTATTGGTTACCTGGGAGGGTGGCTTGTTGCTGTTCCTCTCCTCATCATTCCTGTAGCTATCACCTATGGACTAATCGTCCAGAAGCGACTGAAGCCAGCTGTAGAAAATGTGATGCGCGGTGGCGCTCGTAAAAACGCCACTTTGGTGGAAAGTCTGGTGGGCGTAGAAACAATCAAGTCACTAGGAGCGGAAAGTGCGGTTCAACGCAATTGGGAGCAATCTGTTGGCTTTGTATCCCAGTGGGGACTGAAGACTCGATCCACATCCAATACCGCACTGCATCTGGTTCAATTCCTGCAGCAGTTTGGCATGGTTGCTGTTGTTGTTTGGGGTGTGTACCTGATTGGTTCAGAAAGTCTGTCTTTGGGTGGGTTGATAGCCTGTGTAATCCTGAATGGTCGTGTTTTGGCTCCACTCGGTCAGGTTGCTGGCTTGCTGAGCAGCTATGACTACGCTGAAGCCACACTCAAATCCCTGAATGACATCATGGCGATTCCTACAGAGCGTCAGGCTGGCAAGCGCTTCCTGAGTCGCTCGACCCTGCGTGGTGATATCGAATTCAAGAATGTGACATTCAAATATCCGGAGCAGGCAGTGGCTGCACTGGATGGTGTCAGCATCAAAATTTCTGCCGGGGAGAAGGTGGGTATTATTGGCCGTATCGGTTCAGGTAAATCCACACTGGCCCGCATGTTGCTGAGTTTGTATGAGCCAACGTCCGGTTCGGTAGCTCTTGATGGTTTTGAATCACATCAAATCGATCCCGCTGATATTCGAAATAACATCGGCTACGTCTCTCAAAACGTAACTCTGTTTTACGGCACGATCCGGCAAAACATCGCTTACGGTTTGCCTGGTAAAGATGATAGTGAAGTAGTAGCTGCTGCGGAAAAAACAGGTATTGCTGACTTCATTAACCGCCATCCTCTGGGATTTGATATGCCCGTTGGCGAGCGTGGCGAAACATTGTCCGGAGGGCAGCGCCAGGCGATTGGTTTGGCTCGGGCACTTTTAAGAAATCCACCTGTTTATGTGTTGGATGAGCCTACGGCCTCAATGGATATGGGGAGTGAAAACCGTATCAGAGAGCAGCTCAAGGAAGTAACAGAAGGAAAGACCCTGATTCTGGCAACTCACAAATCGAGCATGCTGGAACTGGTAGATCGTTTGATCGTTATGGATAGCGGTCGAGTGGTCGCGGATGGGCCCAAGGAGAAAGTTTTAGCCGCTCTCAAGGAAGGTAAGTTGAGGGGGCAAAGCTGA
- a CDS encoding HlyD family type I secretion periplasmic adaptor subunit: MIDLNKLRRHLGNADTTDLKYMSYSSEAVLQQSPVLSRMLLWLVALFIVVMIVWASLAEVDEFTRGEGKIVPSSDIQVVGNLEGGILVSLMASEGELVERDQPLLQIDDTLFASSAREQQIQMHQLQAKVARLRAEATRSSLDDELSKIKSGLPGNVVTEERGLFDARDRGYKAKLNSLQQKVTQKQQELSSIKVEKDHLSKSYELALRELNINRPMVKDGAVSEVELLRLEREVNDLKSRVEQAELAIPQLQAALQESKQNVESFKEEYIGTVREELTDTLSELQRLEETHGALEDKVRRRTVRSPVRGTVKQLNVKTIGGVIQPGMDIVEIVPIEDSLLVDAKVLPADIAFIHPGQNAAVKFTAYDYSIHGGLDAEVVQISPDTIVDEEGVSYYEVRLQTTGRFIGAQDKELDIIPGMTVHVDILTGKKTIMDYLLKPILKTKQLAFRER; the protein is encoded by the coding sequence ATGATTGATCTCAATAAATTACGTCGACACCTCGGTAATGCTGATACTACAGACCTTAAATACATGTCGTATTCCTCAGAGGCTGTACTGCAACAATCACCAGTCTTGAGTCGCATGCTGTTATGGCTTGTTGCTCTGTTTATTGTTGTGATGATTGTTTGGGCATCTCTTGCTGAGGTTGATGAGTTTACTCGTGGTGAAGGAAAAATTGTTCCGTCCAGCGATATTCAGGTTGTAGGTAATCTTGAAGGCGGAATATTGGTTTCTTTAATGGCTTCGGAAGGCGAGTTGGTCGAGCGAGACCAGCCATTGCTGCAAATCGACGACACACTTTTTGCATCAAGCGCCAGGGAGCAGCAGATCCAAATGCACCAGTTGCAGGCGAAAGTGGCGCGACTTCGTGCAGAGGCAACCAGAAGTTCATTGGATGATGAGTTGTCAAAAATAAAATCTGGGTTGCCAGGCAATGTTGTTACGGAAGAAAGGGGATTGTTTGATGCCAGGGATCGTGGTTACAAGGCAAAACTGAACAGCTTGCAGCAGAAAGTAACCCAGAAGCAGCAGGAACTTTCATCCATTAAGGTTGAAAAGGACCATCTAAGTAAAAGTTATGAATTAGCACTGCGGGAGTTGAATATTAATCGCCCGATGGTTAAAGATGGCGCAGTTTCTGAAGTGGAACTGCTCAGATTGGAGCGGGAAGTAAACGACCTGAAAAGTCGTGTAGAGCAAGCCGAATTGGCTATCCCGCAATTGCAGGCAGCACTTCAGGAATCTAAACAAAATGTAGAAAGTTTCAAGGAAGAGTATATCGGAACAGTCAGGGAGGAGTTGACCGACACACTTTCAGAGCTACAACGCCTAGAAGAAACGCACGGTGCCCTCGAAGATAAAGTTCGCAGGCGTACGGTGCGTTCTCCTGTGCGTGGAACTGTTAAGCAACTGAATGTGAAAACAATTGGCGGTGTAATTCAACCGGGGATGGATATTGTTGAAATTGTACCGATTGAAGATTCACTTTTGGTAGATGCCAAAGTGCTGCCAGCTGATATCGCTTTCATACATCCCGGGCAGAATGCAGCGGTGAAGTTTACTGCTTACGATTACTCGATCCACGGCGGACTTGATGCGGAAGTTGTTCAGATCAGTCCGGATACCATCGTGGATGAAGAGGGCGTCAGTTATTACGAAGTAAGATTGCAAACGACAGGGCGTTTTATTGGGGCCCAGGATAAAGAACTGGACATTATTCCCGGCATGACAGTCCACGTGGATATTTTGACCGGCAAAAAAACCATCATGGACTATCTGTTAAAGCCGATACTGAAGACCAAACAGCTGGCTTTCAGAGAAAGGTAA
- a CDS encoding TolC family outer membrane protein, with amino-acid sequence MSARRINQALALIGAASLFSNVHAEKLDVRDAIKEALASNPQVLSEMREVDARDREVRQALAGYYPTVDLVAAYGFQEIDPAVSRDPFTGEILNSGPNGRTRNELERGEVQLSMRQLVFDGYKTDYEYKNQQARFKSARHRTKSVAEDVSLQVVRVYLEVLKREAILDIAQEALAFHEDVYNRMKKRHESGAGSKADLDQISGRLALARTNVVTSTTNLVDARSNFQRVVGRFPNEGELVMPGTYRKYLPEGVGTAVERAIVNHPLLDSANADIEAVSHSYEQSKSSFYPSFHIEAQRDINNNINGTEGQVDDLQVMLRMRYNLFNGHADTARKQQFAHLVEKAKEIRNNAHRAVEEETRLAWAAHESLNMQMPALEAHVTNSLATREAYTQQFDLGRRTLLDLLNTENEYIDARIAHQLAWHDVLYHEYRIFHAMGDLMYMVGAKL; translated from the coding sequence ATGTCTGCAAGAAGAATAAATCAAGCACTGGCTTTAATCGGGGCGGCGTCGCTTTTCAGTAATGTTCACGCCGAGAAGCTGGATGTCAGGGATGCCATCAAAGAGGCTTTGGCGAGCAACCCGCAGGTATTGAGCGAAATGCGTGAAGTAGATGCTCGGGACCGTGAAGTTCGCCAGGCACTGGCCGGCTATTATCCTACTGTTGACCTGGTTGCCGCATACGGTTTCCAGGAGATTGATCCGGCTGTAAGTCGTGATCCGTTCACTGGTGAAATTCTTAATTCTGGGCCAAATGGCCGCACTCGCAATGAACTGGAGCGGGGCGAAGTACAGTTAAGTATGCGTCAATTGGTTTTTGACGGTTACAAGACCGATTATGAATACAAAAACCAACAAGCCCGCTTCAAGAGTGCTCGTCATCGCACCAAATCAGTTGCAGAAGATGTTTCCTTGCAAGTTGTACGTGTTTACCTTGAAGTTCTTAAGCGTGAGGCGATTCTGGATATCGCCCAGGAAGCATTGGCATTCCACGAAGACGTTTATAACCGCATGAAAAAGCGTCATGAATCTGGTGCTGGCAGTAAAGCGGACCTCGATCAAATCTCCGGTCGCCTGGCGCTTGCTCGCACAAACGTTGTGACATCAACTACAAACCTTGTTGATGCACGCAGCAACTTCCAGCGTGTAGTCGGCCGCTTTCCGAACGAAGGCGAGCTGGTAATGCCTGGTACGTATCGTAAGTATTTGCCAGAAGGTGTTGGTACTGCCGTTGAGCGTGCCATTGTCAATCATCCGCTCTTGGATTCTGCCAATGCGGACATTGAAGCAGTGTCACATAGCTATGAGCAGTCCAAGAGCTCTTTCTATCCCTCGTTCCATATCGAAGCGCAGCGCGATATCAATAACAATATTAATGGCACAGAAGGTCAGGTTGACGATCTGCAAGTAATGCTGCGGATGCGCTACAACCTGTTTAATGGCCATGCTGATACTGCCCGTAAACAACAATTTGCTCACTTGGTTGAGAAAGCCAAAGAGATTCGTAACAACGCCCACCGTGCCGTAGAGGAAGAAACTCGATTGGCTTGGGCTGCACACGAATCCCTGAATATGCAGATGCCGGCACTGGAAGCTCATGTGACCAATTCATTGGCTACTCGTGAAGCTTATACACAGCAATTCGATCTGGGTCGTCGAACTTTGCTGGATCTGTTGAATACTGAAAATGAATATATTGACGCTCGAATTGCCCATCAGCTGGCGTGGCATGATGTTCTGTATCACGAGTACCGCATTTTTCACGCCATGGGTGACCTGATGTATATGGTCGGTGCAAAACTGTAA